The DNA segment CAAGCGACTGCAATTGCAACTGAACGCCCGGCAGGATGGCTCCTCCGCGGAATTCTCCTTCCACACCGGTCCAGTCGATGGTCAAAGCCGACCCAGCGTCGGCGACGATCGTCGGCCCCGGTTCGCCACGGCGATTGTTTTGCCATGCCACCCAACTGGTTAACAGTCGATCGATTCCGATCTTCTGCCGAGCAGGAAGCCGAGTTCGGAGAGGAACATCGGCCGAGGAAAGGACCCGAAAACGATCGCTCGGGAAATGCGACGTGATCCGGTCGCAAAATCGACCGGTGATGGTCGCCTGGACACTGGCGATCACCCACTCGACGGCGGGCTGAGCACTAGCGATCGGCAGCGAATGGACCAGTTGATCCCGCCACTGCATGACGCGATCCAGCCACGCAGCCGAACGAATCGCCTGCTGGTCGGCCAGGGAGAGACCTTGCTGCCAGTCGGCCGCTGCTCCCAAAGCCCAACATTTGACGCGCGTATTCCCCAGGTCGACTCCGATGCACAAACTTTCGACCGGATCTTGGCTCACTTCGTGCCTT comes from the Roseimaritima multifibrata genome and includes:
- a CDS encoding type III pantothenate kinase; this translates as MSQDPVESLCIGVDLGNTRVKCWALGAAADWQQGLSLADQQAIRSAAWLDRVMQWRDQLVHSLPIASAQPAVEWVIASVQATITGRFCDRITSHFPSDRFRVLSSADVPLRTRLPARQKIGIDRLLTSWVAWQNNRRGEPGPTIVADAGSALTIDWTGVEGEFRGGAILPGVQLQLQSLGEHIPALSAAVESIIQQHLSPQPATSVPSFPGMDTESAIAVGVYTSAAAAIDRFVQQVELESATRVQLWLTGGDAPRIAPWLKSQYRLEPDLMRDAINRLIYV